GGTTAATGGAGTTTCAGATGCGGGTCTTTCTGCAATATCTCACTATTGTCATTCTCTGAGAGTTCTTTCTTTATGGAACACCCCTCTGGTGGGTGATCAAGGGTTGTTGGCGATTGCAAATGAATGTCCACTACTAGAGAATATTGAGCTTTCTCACTGCACAAGGATTTCCAACTATGGCTTGGCTTCAATTGCAGAGTATTGCCCTAACTTGATCTATCTTACGATCGAGTCATGTCCTAGGATAAACGATCTAGGAATCATCAGTCTGGTTCAGTCGGCTTCAAGGCTAAGGAAGTTGAAGATTCATTCGTTAAGAATATCAGGCATATCCCTTGCTGCTATTGGCTTCTATGGGAAGTCGTTAGACACATTAATCCTCGGCAGGCTTAAAGAAACTGGAATCTTTAACGGTCAGTTCTTGTAGTGGGTTAACCAATATCTGTCTAGAAACTATAGTGGAAGGTTGTTCTAGTTTGAAGCAAATAAGTCTTAAGAAGTGTTGGTTTGTCTCGGATCATGGTCTGGTGACTGTCGTGTTCACATCTGGATCTCTCAAAAGTGTGTTATTAGAAGAATGTCACGGAGTTACCCAATATGGGATACTTTGTGTTATAATGAAATTGAAATCTCTGGTGATCGACAAGTGTATGGGAATCAAAGTACTACCTCTTCACATGAACATTTTCTCTtcgaagattcgatcgttgtcTATCATAAACTGTCCCGGTTTTGGTAACGTCGGGTTGACATGTCATCGGTTAAAGAACATTGATTTCAGTGGCTCGATTGGAATAACCAACTCTGATCTTATGGCTATTATAAAACGATGTACTTCTGGACTAGTCAATGTGAATCTAAGCGGTTGTTTGAACTTGACGGATGCAGTGGTTTCAGCTATGGCTTATCACCATGGTGGCACTCTCGAACAATTGTGTTTGGAAGATTGTCACGGTGTTAGTGATTTAAGCGCGATGGCGATTGCTGACATGTGTAAGACGCTGAATGAGCTGGATTTATCTGGGTGTAAGATTTCTGATTTTGGTATTGCTGTTTTGGCATGCAGAGGGGAGTTTGATTTGCAGATCCTTTCGTTGGCTGGATGTTGCGATATTTCTGATGAATGTATGCCTTTTTTGGCGATGTTGGGGAAGAATCTGGTGGGATTGAATCTCAAGAACTGTTGTTCAATTACTAGTGGGTTTATAGACCAACTAGTTGACATCTTGGGGAGTTGTGATGTTCTTTCATGAAAAACACGACAGTAGCCATCCGAGGTAAGAATAGACCGGGATTTACAATGAAAAATCATATGTTTATGTATGTTCCAAACACTTACTAAGTCATTTGTCTTTTCCAGAGTTTTAGTCTCAAGTGTTCTCTTAAATAAAACAAGTTTTGTATTATTTtcgtgtattttttttaaacgacTTAGCATCAATTCATCATTATCAATTCATCATTATAATGAACATCACAAACAAGGCATACAAATAACAACACTAGTATGACTTACCCGTAATTCATGCTCCAATTTCGACATAAAGACCAATTTATGGTCCAAGTACGACTAACTGAGTGAGTTGATTAGTAAATACTGAGTGACTTGGGTCAATCAACCCCGGTGTTACCGTCACAGAAATTGATTACCTCTTGCTTTTGTTATAGCAATCTCCATTGCTTTCGAAAACCTTTTTCATAACTCAAAGAGTAAACTAGCCGCCGAGACGAATAAGTGATTCATCGTCCTTAGAATCCGGCATGTCCATAAACATTTTGATGCGAGTCTTTTCCTTTTCCTAAACAATAACTACATGATGAATTGGTTTCTCGGGATAACCTTAGAAGACCAAACAACACGAATCGACTCCCAAGCTAGCTTTATATTAGATTTCCCATCATTCTCAACACTCCAAAACGGGTATCAATCGTATCATTAAGATGTCAAGTCTAGCTTTATATTAGATTTCCCATCATTCTCAACACTCCAAAATGGGTATCAATCGTATCATTAAGATGTAAAGTGTGAATGAAGTTGATAACTCTTATACCTTCCGGAATTCTCCTTAGAAGACTATCCCATTCCCCGTCTTTAACATCCCGAATAGTGgctttatgaaaaaaaattcttattcgGACTCTTTCAAATTTCGCCTTTAGATTGATAGGCCGATTTTCAAATTTGGGTCGTGCCAAAACAGTGTTCCACGACCATCTCCAATTCGAATATTGAAAACTAAAAGGGCACTGTCTTTGAGCTCGAGGATCTTTCTAAGTGACCATGCCATGTCTATCTTCATTTTGCACATCCATACGCTTAACTCGTTTTTCATAAACCTTGAATTGAAAAACCTTAAATGTATTCATTTCACTCTAATGAattttatttcaacttaattGCCTAGAAATGCCTATATATTAGCGCTTTATTTCACTTCATACAATTCCTCAAGCCAATTCTCCCTTTTTCTTTCGGTTTACATACATTAATCCATTTTACCTTTTTCCCGTATTGTCCTTGATTTTCCTAAATGAAGTCCCGCATAAGACGATCAAGATCCTTCATGACTTTCTTTGGAAGAATGATTTGCTGTGCCCAATATCCAATGATACCAATAGTGACTTTCGTGATCAATCCTACCCGCATACGATAATCTTTTTGTTACACATCCATGTATCGAATTCTTGACTTTCTCAATGAGGGATCTACAATGTGAAGTAGTTGCTTTTATGATAACAGAATACCCAAGTTACGAATCGATAATGTGCCTTATTTAATCCCCATAATGTCAAAAATGACCTCGCTTCATTTTTTACACCTCCATAGAGTGTCAAACTCTTTTCCTAATTGCTATTGAGATCGGTAACACTAGAGAATATATTAATACTTCCTTAATGGTTTTAATAGAATCTACATCAGCGTgagcaaaaataaatattagtactGTTTTCCTCCCTATAGAAAGGATGGTGAGTAAATGGTCGATTCTTTTGGAGCATTGTAAAAATGCTTTCAAAGATCTCCACGATCAATACAAACAGGTAAGAAGAGAGAATCTCCTTGTCTTACCACATTTTCACCTTTGAGAAACTCaccattaattttatttacgcTGACAATAAAATGAGGAGTTGAG
This is a stretch of genomic DNA from Impatiens glandulifera chromosome 4, dImpGla2.1, whole genome shotgun sequence. It encodes these proteins:
- the LOC124935469 gene encoding EIN3-binding F-box protein 2-like: MSADVGDSDPVHDESRLEKYDSSYFFSNSSKKPQNEGMGSVPSIEILPDECLIEIFTRLSIGQSTSASACVSKRWLKLLITIRSAEYRIQEDENVEFGDDEHLSRSLEGKNATDIRLFAIAIGVASLGGLGKLMIKGSPDLVNGVSDAGLSAISHYCHSLRVLSLWNTPLVGDQGLLAIANECPLLENIELSHCTRISNYGLASIAEYCPNLIYLTIESCPRINDLGIISLVQSASRLRKLKIHSLRISGISLAAIGFYGKSLDTLILGRLKETGIFNGQFL
- the LOC124935470 gene encoding EIN3-binding F-box protein 1-like, whose product is MKLKSLVIDKCMGIKVLPLHMNIFSSKIRSLSIINCPGFGNVGLTCHRLKNIDFSGSIGITNSDLMAIIKRCTSGLVNVNLSGCLNLTDAVVSAMAYHHGGTLEQLCLEDCHGVSDLSAMAIADMCKTLNELDLSGCKISDFGIAVLACRGEFDLQILSLAGCCDISDECMPFLAMLGKNLVGLNLKNCCSITSGFIDQLVDILGSCDVLS